In one window of Macadamia integrifolia cultivar HAES 741 unplaced genomic scaffold, SCU_Mint_v3 scaffold2154, whole genome shotgun sequence DNA:
- the LOC122065929 gene encoding uncharacterized protein LOC122065929, giving the protein MKKGLHPQLQWMSYVTQSGRLMHVMMTRIHKVGKVYHFRARRQMAQSLGQVAKYNRRYGLKTEENEAK; this is encoded by the coding sequence ATGAAGAAAGGGTTGCATCCACAATTGCAATGGATGTCATATGTAACCCAAAGTGGGAGGTTGATGCATGTCATGATGACCAGAATTCACAAAGTTGGTAAAGTCTACCATTTCAGGGCCAGGCGCCAGATGGCCCAAAGTTTAGGCCAGGTTGCTAAGTACAATCGTCGCTACGGTCTGAAAACTGAAGAGAACGAAGCAAAATGA